One genomic window of Marinobacter sp. SS13-12 includes the following:
- a CDS encoding thiamine pyrophosphate-binding protein, with product MVAENTGNTPSRPLPPSPEKLEWGSDAVAWTLRSLPIDFIALNPGASYRGLHDSLVNVLEDTAPEMLVCLHEEHAVAMAHGYAKVTGRPMAVALHSNVGLMHGSMAIYNAWCDRAPMLILGATGPVDANLRRPWIDWIHTSQDQAALIRPFIKWDNQPASVEAAVESILRGWQATIRRPQGPVYICLDVSLQEKALDKPLSLPDPSRFAPGEPPVPSAGKLDTAAQMIRAARNPVILAGRVSRDSADWAKRVKLAERLGATVMTDLKIAAAFPTDHPLHPLPPAFRLDSAAVHLISEADLIISLDWLDLGGTLYTVWPDGKPSAKIIHASLDDYGMNGWAMNHQRMAPVDLALDGTPESTVDGLLERMESTAAVNTQSSYQRPPLPSQTGVFDLLALATTLASTLENRDVSYLRLPLGWPSSTSTFRHPLDYLGYDGGAGIGSGPGMVIGSALALRGSSRLPVAVLGDGDLMMGANALWTAARHKIPVLIIVANNRAYYNDVAHQETVAINRSRDVENKWVGQRLDDPAIDLASIARAQGFQAEGPILDEESFRTALKKAITAVENGQPALLDVVVKAGYMSGVVDFNSDSHSDGNK from the coding sequence ATGGTTGCCGAAAACACGGGAAATACACCCTCTCGCCCCCTGCCACCTTCACCTGAAAAGCTGGAATGGGGCAGCGATGCCGTGGCCTGGACGCTCAGGTCACTGCCAATAGACTTCATTGCGCTCAATCCCGGGGCCAGCTACCGAGGCCTCCACGACAGTCTGGTTAACGTTCTTGAGGATACGGCCCCGGAAATGCTGGTATGCCTTCATGAAGAGCACGCCGTTGCCATGGCCCACGGCTATGCCAAGGTAACCGGACGACCCATGGCCGTCGCCCTTCACAGCAATGTCGGCTTAATGCATGGCAGCATGGCCATCTACAATGCCTGGTGTGACCGCGCACCCATGCTGATCCTCGGGGCTACCGGGCCGGTTGACGCAAACCTGAGACGGCCCTGGATTGACTGGATACACACGTCCCAGGATCAGGCTGCCCTCATTCGCCCGTTCATCAAGTGGGACAACCAACCTGCATCGGTTGAAGCCGCTGTGGAGTCCATTCTGAGAGGCTGGCAGGCGACCATCCGGCGGCCTCAGGGCCCGGTGTATATATGTCTTGATGTAAGTTTGCAGGAAAAGGCACTGGACAAACCGCTGTCGCTGCCCGATCCGTCCCGCTTCGCGCCCGGCGAACCGCCAGTGCCGTCGGCGGGGAAGCTGGATACAGCCGCGCAGATGATTCGTGCCGCCCGGAATCCCGTGATTCTTGCAGGCAGGGTTTCCCGGGATTCTGCGGACTGGGCCAAGCGGGTAAAGTTGGCTGAACGGCTTGGCGCAACCGTCATGACCGACCTCAAAATCGCGGCGGCCTTTCCGACCGATCATCCCCTCCACCCTTTACCACCCGCTTTCCGGCTGGATAGTGCCGCGGTACACCTGATATCCGAGGCAGACCTGATTATCAGCCTCGACTGGCTGGATCTTGGCGGAACACTGTATACGGTTTGGCCTGATGGAAAGCCCTCGGCAAAAATCATTCACGCCTCGCTGGACGATTATGGGATGAATGGCTGGGCGATGAACCATCAGCGCATGGCTCCGGTGGATCTGGCTCTCGATGGCACACCAGAGAGTACCGTTGATGGTCTGCTTGAACGAATGGAATCCACCGCTGCCGTTAATACACAGAGCTCCTACCAGCGGCCACCGCTCCCATCTCAAACCGGCGTATTCGATCTTCTTGCCCTGGCAACGACACTGGCATCAACGCTCGAAAACAGGGATGTCAGTTACCTGCGCCTGCCACTGGGCTGGCCTTCATCCACCAGCACCTTCAGGCACCCGCTGGACTACCTGGGTTATGACGGCGGAGCCGGTATTGGTTCGGGGCCGGGAATGGTGATTGGCAGTGCACTGGCTCTCAGGGGTTCCTCGAGATTGCCTGTCGCTGTTCTCGGTGACGGAGATCTGATGATGGGTGCCAACGCACTCTGGACCGCTGCCCGCCACAAGATTCCCGTGCTGATTATTGTTGCCAACAACCGCGCTTACTATAACGACGTCGCGCATCAGGAAACGGTCGCGATCAACAGAAGCCGTGACGTTGAAAACAAATGGGTTGGTCAGCGGCTTGATGATCCCGCGATTGACCTGGCGTCCATTGCCAGAGCGCAGGGTTTCCAGGCGGAAGGCCCGATCCTTGATGAGGAGTCTTTCCGGACCGCACTGAAAAAAGCCATCACCGCCGTGGAAAACGGCCAGCCAGCGCTTCTTGATGTTGTCGTCAAAGCCGGCTACATGAGCGGAGTGGTTGATTTCAATAGTGATTCCCACTCAGACGGCAATAAATAA
- a CDS encoding aldehyde dehydrogenase family protein has product MTTSNQALTTKSVLPLNRGLYYGGAWHKAALGRQIAVTNPADGSSLGEVDEATTEDINHVVDAARKAQPAWRAMAPTQRAAAVRKMAQKVRDHAEELALLDALDCGNPRSAMVGDMQVGAHLLDYFAGLATELKGETIPTAAGQLNYVLREPLGVVARIVPFNHPAMFVCAKIAAPLIAGNSVIIKPSEHTPLSALKLAELFDGLLPAGVLSIVNGQVEAGVALSEHEQIDNISLVGSIQTGKAVCRAAANTLKSTLMELGGKNAMLIFPDADLEKAAASAVHGMNFGWTAGQSCGSTSRLFVQESIYDEVLSRIVEQTNAIKMGLPEKVETEMGCVSSKPQFDKIMEYIRIGQSEGARLVAGGTQPDDPALANGYFVRPTIFADVSATMRIAREEIFGPVLSVTPWSDEQSVFAMANGLEFGLTASVWTKDLARAHNAAAKLEVGYVWINGSSAHIPGAPFGGSKQSGLGREECMEELLAFTQSKNVNVTLEP; this is encoded by the coding sequence ATGACCACCAGTAACCAAGCACTCACAACCAAGTCTGTGCTACCGCTCAACCGCGGGCTCTATTATGGCGGCGCCTGGCACAAAGCCGCCCTTGGGCGCCAGATTGCAGTGACCAACCCGGCCGATGGCAGCAGCCTGGGCGAAGTGGATGAAGCAACGACTGAGGACATCAATCATGTCGTGGACGCCGCGCGCAAGGCTCAACCCGCATGGCGGGCCATGGCCCCGACACAACGGGCAGCAGCGGTGCGTAAGATGGCGCAGAAAGTGCGCGATCACGCCGAAGAGCTGGCCCTGCTTGATGCTCTTGACTGCGGCAACCCACGCTCCGCCATGGTGGGAGACATGCAGGTAGGCGCGCATCTGCTGGATTACTTTGCCGGCCTCGCCACGGAACTCAAGGGTGAAACCATTCCCACCGCCGCCGGCCAGCTGAACTACGTCCTGCGGGAACCTTTGGGTGTGGTTGCGCGCATTGTTCCATTCAACCATCCCGCGATGTTTGTCTGCGCCAAAATCGCCGCGCCGCTGATCGCCGGTAACAGCGTCATTATAAAGCCAAGTGAACACACGCCACTGTCGGCTTTGAAACTGGCCGAACTGTTCGATGGCCTCTTGCCAGCCGGTGTACTCAGTATTGTCAATGGCCAGGTGGAGGCGGGAGTTGCCTTGTCCGAGCACGAGCAGATCGACAACATCAGCCTGGTGGGCAGCATCCAGACCGGTAAGGCCGTATGCCGGGCTGCCGCCAATACCCTCAAGAGCACCCTGATGGAACTGGGCGGCAAAAACGCCATGCTGATATTTCCGGACGCCGACCTGGAAAAAGCGGCGGCAAGCGCCGTGCACGGAATGAACTTCGGCTGGACCGCCGGTCAGTCGTGCGGCTCAACAAGCCGCCTGTTCGTCCAAGAAAGCATCTATGACGAGGTGCTCAGCCGGATTGTCGAACAGACCAACGCTATCAAGATGGGCTTGCCGGAAAAGGTCGAGACCGAGATGGGCTGCGTCTCAAGCAAGCCCCAGTTCGACAAGATCATGGAATACATCCGTATTGGTCAGTCAGAAGGGGCACGGTTAGTTGCTGGAGGTACGCAGCCCGACGACCCTGCACTTGCCAATGGCTATTTTGTGCGCCCCACCATCTTCGCCGATGTGTCAGCAACAATGCGCATCGCCCGGGAAGAAATATTCGGGCCCGTGCTCAGCGTAACTCCGTGGTCCGATGAACAGTCTGTATTCGCCATGGCCAATGGACTTGAATTCGGCCTTACCGCGTCAGTCTGGACAAAGGATCTGGCCCGGGCGCACAACGCCGCCGCCAAACTGGAAGTCGGATACGTCTGGATCAATGGCTCCAGCGCCCACATACCCGGCGCGCCATTTGGCGGGAGCAAGCAATCAGGGCTTGGACGTGAGGAATGTATGGAGGAGCTCCTCGCCTTTACACAGAGCAAAAACGTCAATGTGACTCTGGAACCATGA
- a CDS encoding ABC transporter ATP-binding protein yields the protein MTAILEIADVSKTFQSENGESIQALAPVSLGIEQGEFLSIIGPSGCGKSTLFNVIGGMTPADSGQVSVNGKPVSGTHKDIGMVFQEESTFPWRTVIDNVAFPLEVAGMAKKERLEKARHFVQLVGLTGFENHFPYQLSGGMRQRTAIARTLASEPRILLMDEPFGALDEQTRLLLGDKLLKICDELKQTTMLITHNITEAVQLSDRVAVMSYRPGTIMRVIDIELPRPRGSELISTDKFSGYVGQIWEDLRTEADRGMKAAGEA from the coding sequence ATGACGGCAATTCTTGAAATCGCGGATGTCTCCAAGACATTCCAATCCGAGAACGGGGAAAGCATTCAGGCTCTGGCTCCGGTAAGTCTTGGCATCGAGCAAGGGGAATTTCTTTCCATCATCGGTCCCAGCGGCTGCGGAAAATCCACACTATTCAATGTGATCGGGGGCATGACCCCCGCCGATTCCGGACAGGTGTCAGTAAACGGCAAGCCCGTTTCCGGAACCCATAAAGATATCGGCATGGTTTTTCAGGAAGAATCGACGTTCCCCTGGCGGACTGTGATCGACAATGTCGCTTTCCCTCTCGAAGTTGCCGGAATGGCTAAAAAAGAGCGCCTGGAAAAGGCTCGTCACTTTGTGCAGCTGGTTGGGTTAACCGGATTCGAAAATCATTTTCCCTATCAATTGTCCGGAGGCATGCGCCAGCGCACGGCCATTGCCCGCACACTGGCATCCGAGCCACGCATTCTGTTAATGGACGAACCTTTCGGGGCGCTGGATGAGCAGACACGGCTTTTACTTGGGGACAAGCTACTGAAGATCTGCGATGAGCTGAAGCAGACCACAATGCTCATTACACACAATATTACTGAGGCTGTGCAGCTCAGTGACAGAGTGGCGGTCATGTCTTACCGCCCTGGCACCATCATGCGAGTGATCGACATTGAACTGCCGCGACCGCGCGGTTCAGAACTGATTTCGACGGACAAATTTTCCGGCTACGTCGGGCAAATCTGGGAGGACCTGCGCACGGAGGCAGACAGAGGGATGAAAGCAGCCGGTGAAGCGTGA
- a CDS encoding ABC transporter substrate-binding protein, giving the protein MKRQLCKYVVTPVVAAMLSLSAVAQEMDEVSVAIGQRGLWDTLVVHQGIEEGIFAEENLSVDMTWTKGGAETLQAVTTRSVDMGFVNGMLGVLGAYQRGAPVRIVGAEMTGSNDLFWYVKGDSDLESLADAEGATVGYSRPGASTHLVLLNLLAEAGVDAEIVSAGGISDNRTQVMSGQLDVGWSVPPFNLDLVAAGDLKIIAKGSDIPELAEQTVRANISNTTFLTERRDVAKRFMRAYMNTVDWMYDNKDEAIERFAEFNDIELEIAKEAAEFYPKEALLSVPVKGLDKTIREAMEHDALREPLSEEQIDELLDYVYDPR; this is encoded by the coding sequence ATGAAACGCCAACTGTGTAAATATGTGGTCACCCCCGTGGTTGCGGCCATGCTGTCACTGAGCGCTGTCGCCCAGGAAATGGACGAAGTTTCGGTCGCTATCGGCCAAAGGGGCCTGTGGGACACCCTGGTGGTGCACCAGGGTATTGAAGAAGGCATCTTTGCCGAAGAAAACCTTTCTGTTGATATGACCTGGACCAAAGGCGGAGCCGAAACACTTCAGGCGGTCACGACCCGAAGCGTTGATATGGGTTTTGTTAACGGTATGCTCGGTGTTCTCGGAGCCTATCAGCGCGGCGCGCCGGTGCGGATCGTAGGCGCTGAAATGACAGGTTCCAATGACCTGTTCTGGTATGTAAAAGGTGACAGCGACCTGGAAAGCCTCGCCGATGCGGAAGGCGCGACTGTGGGCTATTCCCGTCCTGGTGCATCTACCCACCTGGTTTTGCTGAACCTCCTCGCGGAAGCCGGGGTAGACGCTGAAATTGTCTCTGCAGGCGGCATTTCCGATAACCGCACCCAGGTGATGTCCGGTCAGCTCGATGTTGGCTGGTCAGTCCCTCCTTTCAATCTTGACCTGGTCGCCGCGGGTGATCTGAAAATCATCGCGAAGGGCAGCGACATCCCGGAACTGGCTGAACAGACTGTACGGGCCAATATTTCCAATACAACGTTCCTCACTGAGCGTCGGGATGTTGCCAAACGTTTTATGCGCGCCTACATGAACACCGTGGACTGGATGTATGACAACAAGGACGAAGCCATTGAGCGTTTTGCAGAATTCAACGACATTGAGCTGGAAATTGCGAAAGAGGCTGCAGAGTTCTATCCCAAGGAGGCGTTGCTGTCGGTACCTGTAAAAGGACTGGATAAGACGATCCGGGAAGCCATGGAACACGATGCCCTGCGGGAGCCCCTGAGCGAGGAGCAGATTGACGAGTTGCTGGACTATGTCTATGACCCCCGCTGA
- a CDS encoding ABC transporter permease subunit, translating into MTPAEHRRKPFLAFIWGPTTAALLVLLLLGLALEGLLASGLADRSIVAAPSEMLQSLGRLFARDELGISFLITLAQALSATIMAMLIGLPFGYALFRYELLGRAYRGWLAALFAAPLVLLYPLFLVVIGRNYGTTITMGVMTGMIPIALYTCEALHKVSPTLLKVGAAFNLTAKQRFRLIQIPAAVPDTFTGIRLGLIYALVNIIGIEFLIDFGGLGRVVSTMFFRYDIPGMYAAIFFIILISLLFLTVLKRVERWLRPV; encoded by the coding sequence ATGACCCCCGCTGAACACCGTCGCAAACCATTCCTGGCGTTCATCTGGGGCCCGACAACAGCAGCTCTGCTTGTGCTGCTATTGCTGGGGCTCGCCCTGGAGGGGCTGCTTGCATCGGGGCTGGCTGATCGCTCCATTGTCGCTGCACCTTCGGAAATGCTGCAGTCCCTGGGACGCCTGTTCGCCAGGGACGAACTGGGCATTTCCTTTCTGATAACCCTGGCACAGGCATTGTCTGCAACGATAATGGCCATGCTGATCGGATTGCCGTTTGGCTACGCCCTGTTCCGCTATGAGCTTCTGGGGCGCGCCTACAGGGGTTGGCTCGCCGCCTTGTTTGCAGCGCCTTTGGTGCTGCTCTACCCACTGTTTCTGGTGGTCATCGGGCGCAACTACGGGACCACGATCACCATGGGCGTCATGACCGGTATGATACCAATTGCTCTGTATACCTGTGAGGCCCTGCACAAGGTGTCCCCCACGCTGTTAAAAGTGGGGGCAGCTTTCAACCTTACCGCCAAGCAGCGGTTTCGGCTGATACAGATTCCGGCTGCGGTGCCAGACACCTTCACAGGGATCAGGCTCGGGCTGATCTACGCCCTGGTCAATATCATAGGCATTGAATTTCTGATCGATTTTGGTGGGCTCGGACGTGTGGTATCCACCATGTTTTTCCGCTATGACATTCCGGGAATGTACGCCGCGATCTTCTTTATCATTTTGATCAGCTTACTATTTCTCACAGTTCTAAAAAGGGTGGAACGATGGCTCAGACCCGTATAG
- a CDS encoding ABC transporter permease: MAQTRIDPKMRRQVLTLQVLTPVVLIILWELIARSGLLYEGVVPTTLEVVRAFWGEITSPALYHHYGITLMELFGGFIIATITGVVVGVALGSRPFASRVADPFLSSLATTPKIIFLPVVMLMFGIGPESKVALGALAGFFPIALSTMAGTLGVRPVLVNVGKVLNLSRWQMLTKIYLPSLVGPIIRGMRLGLGVTVIAILLGEIKLSNAGLGFLAIEYYNSFHIANMYSILIIIFLTALIINAAMSYISQRFDRS; the protein is encoded by the coding sequence ATGGCTCAGACCCGTATAGATCCGAAAATGCGCCGTCAGGTTCTGACCCTTCAGGTGCTGACACCGGTCGTACTGATCATTCTGTGGGAGCTCATTGCCCGCTCGGGTTTGCTGTATGAAGGGGTTGTTCCCACCACTCTGGAGGTGGTACGAGCATTCTGGGGTGAGATCACGAGCCCGGCGCTTTACCACCATTACGGCATAACCCTGATGGAGCTTTTCGGCGGCTTTATCATTGCAACCATCACCGGTGTTGTAGTCGGAGTGGCGCTTGGCAGCCGGCCCTTTGCTTCGCGCGTGGCTGACCCATTCCTGTCATCGCTTGCGACAACTCCCAAGATTATCTTTCTGCCGGTCGTCATGCTGATGTTCGGTATCGGGCCGGAATCCAAGGTTGCCCTGGGGGCACTGGCGGGATTTTTCCCTATTGCGCTCAGCACCATGGCGGGAACACTTGGCGTACGCCCGGTGCTGGTTAATGTTGGCAAGGTGCTCAACCTGAGCCGTTGGCAGATGCTGACAAAGATTTACCTGCCGTCGTTGGTAGGCCCCATCATCCGGGGCATGCGGCTTGGGCTGGGGGTAACCGTCATCGCAATACTGCTGGGAGAGATCAAGTTATCAAATGCTGGTCTTGGCTTCCTGGCCATTGAATACTACAACTCTTTCCATATCGCGAACATGTACTCAATCCTGATCATTATTTTTCTAACGGCCCTGATCATCAACGCAGCCATGAGCTACATCAGTCAGCGTTTCGATCGGTCATGA
- a CDS encoding isochorismatase family protein, protein MGFGQRPALLIVDLTRAFTEAGRPLGSSMPATLEATNALLDCAHKAEIPVIFTTVSYDSSDLSDAGIWITKIGGLEDLRSGSNGVDIAPQLHREEKDGLLVKKYASCFFGTDLVSRLLSMGCDTLIMAGCSTSGCIRATAVDAIQYGFRPIVVEDAVADRWPEAHRQSLSDLQAKYADVLPLEDVLAHLEAPLKA, encoded by the coding sequence ATGGGGTTTGGACAGCGCCCGGCCCTATTGATCGTTGACCTGACCCGCGCCTTCACCGAAGCGGGCCGTCCGCTGGGTTCGTCTATGCCGGCGACCCTTGAGGCCACCAATGCGTTATTGGATTGTGCACACAAAGCGGAAATTCCGGTCATTTTCACGACGGTGAGCTACGACTCGAGTGACCTCAGCGATGCGGGAATCTGGATCACCAAGATAGGTGGCCTTGAAGATCTCAGATCCGGCAGCAATGGCGTCGATATTGCCCCTCAACTGCACCGTGAAGAAAAGGACGGACTGCTGGTCAAGAAATACGCCTCCTGCTTTTTTGGCACTGACCTTGTGAGCAGGTTGCTTTCGATGGGTTGCGACACCCTGATCATGGCCGGCTGTTCCACCAGTGGTTGTATCCGGGCGACAGCCGTGGATGCCATCCAGTATGGATTCCGGCCCATCGTGGTAGAGGATGCCGTGGCAGACCGCTGGCCAGAGGCTCATCGGCAGTCATTGAGTGATTTGCAGGCAAAATACGCCGATGTATTGCCGCTCGAAGACGTGCTGGCACATTTGGAGGCGCCACTGAAGGCTTGA
- a CDS encoding ketopantoate reductase family protein, which translates to MAQHDRQFGIVGAGGIGSFYAMKLLNAGHRCVMVARGKRLGQLLESGLRLSHDTQYHEVPCPSACDLSQLFEHYTPGQFHALALCTKSSATKELAGAIAGWFARCNATCPVISLQNGMDNESTLAGALPRNCVFGGLAVKIGAHLTADGSVEAKGPGELIIGPWPKGSPDRVPAEVSTAFEQSGAPIRISNNIQRELWLKLAINNGVNPLSALTGLDTRSLSREPPFAPMVYSLMQEVAIAASADEVLLTRQDIDDMYYLIRSFDAIKTSMLVDHEQGRALELDAICGAVMSRHQRLGIDAPYTRLVYALLSQMPGSVQH; encoded by the coding sequence ATGGCGCAACACGACAGGCAGTTCGGTATTGTCGGGGCAGGAGGCATTGGCAGCTTTTACGCGATGAAGCTGTTAAATGCCGGGCATCGCTGCGTGATGGTGGCCCGCGGGAAGCGCCTAGGCCAGTTGCTTGAGTCCGGCCTGCGGCTATCCCATGATACGCAATATCATGAGGTGCCTTGTCCGTCTGCCTGTGACCTGAGTCAGCTGTTTGAACACTATACCCCCGGGCAGTTTCATGCTCTTGCTCTTTGCACAAAGTCTTCTGCAACCAAGGAACTCGCCGGTGCCATTGCCGGGTGGTTCGCTCGCTGTAATGCCACTTGCCCGGTCATCTCATTACAGAACGGCATGGATAATGAAAGCACCCTGGCAGGAGCACTTCCCCGGAACTGCGTGTTCGGGGGGCTTGCGGTGAAAATCGGTGCGCATCTGACCGCCGATGGCTCTGTAGAGGCGAAGGGACCGGGTGAACTGATAATCGGCCCCTGGCCCAAGGGTTCACCGGACAGGGTGCCGGCTGAAGTGTCTACTGCCTTTGAGCAATCAGGCGCCCCCATCAGAATCAGCAATAATATACAGCGGGAACTATGGCTTAAACTCGCCATCAATAATGGCGTCAATCCACTGTCTGCACTGACAGGCCTGGATACTCGGAGCCTGAGCCGGGAGCCCCCCTTTGCGCCGATGGTTTACAGCCTGATGCAGGAAGTCGCGATAGCCGCAAGTGCGGACGAAGTGCTGCTAACCCGCCAGGACATAGACGATATGTACTACCTGATCCGTAGTTTTGATGCGATCAAGACATCCATGCTGGTTGATCATGAACAGGGGCGGGCCCTGGAGCTTGACGCCATCTGTGGCGCAGTGATGTCTCGCCATCAGCGACTGGGAATCGATGCACCCTATACCCGTTTGGTCTATGCCCTTCTGAGCCAGATGCCCGGCTCAGTTCAACATTGA
- a CDS encoding sulfite exporter TauE/SafE family protein, translating to MELILIPDSLTTGIVAFLFICSIMTSMVTASFGVGGGLLLLVLMAMWVPPAAIIPVHGIIQFASNGGRVVLTWRNINWKVLAAFIPGVVAGSLLGTLLLVQLPAYIWQLTIGLFVLYLCWGPGLPKAVLGSTGVFIAATATTFIGLFVGATGPLVAAFIKQIKMDRFGTVATQAAAMALQHAPKAIVFGFAGFVFQEWLLFMAGMAIFGFVGTWLGLHVLRTISNKHFHRLFNIVLTLLSVRLLWQAGSSMLN from the coding sequence ATGGAACTGATATTGATACCTGATTCCCTGACAACAGGCATTGTTGCGTTTCTTTTCATCTGCTCAATCATGACGTCCATGGTTACCGCAAGTTTCGGGGTCGGGGGAGGGCTGTTGCTGCTTGTCCTGATGGCAATGTGGGTGCCACCCGCGGCGATTATTCCGGTCCATGGCATCATCCAGTTTGCTTCGAACGGAGGCAGGGTGGTGTTGACCTGGAGAAACATCAACTGGAAGGTCCTGGCGGCCTTTATACCAGGGGTTGTTGCCGGGTCATTGCTGGGTACCCTGTTGCTGGTGCAACTGCCCGCCTATATCTGGCAGTTGACCATCGGGCTGTTTGTCCTTTATCTGTGCTGGGGCCCCGGCCTGCCGAAGGCTGTACTTGGCAGTACCGGTGTCTTTATTGCCGCCACCGCAACCACCTTTATCGGCCTGTTTGTTGGCGCTACAGGGCCATTGGTGGCTGCGTTTATCAAGCAGATAAAAATGGATCGTTTCGGTACCGTCGCTACCCAGGCGGCCGCGATGGCTCTTCAACACGCTCCGAAAGCCATTGTGTTTGGTTTTGCGGGCTTTGTTTTCCAGGAGTGGCTGCTGTTCATGGCGGGTATGGCAATTTTCGGATTTGTCGGAACCTGGCTGGGGTTGCACGTGCTCCGAACTATCTCCAATAAACATTTTCATCGCTTGTTCAATATCGTACTGACGCTTCTGTCGGTGCGCCTGCTTTGGCAGGCGGGTTCATCAATGTTGAACTGA
- a CDS encoding ornithine cyclodeaminase family protein — MLFLNNDDIHELLNMRDCINIQEEAFKGLAKGHSIHRPRIDMYVPCERDDGYWRWGTMEGATHAPGPYFAIRMKSDVIQWTEDKRSGLPREDKYCVEPGTYCGLIMLFSTRNGEPLAMMNDGHLQHMRVGGGAGIGVKHLSREDSTTVGMLGSGGMARTYLQAFCSVRPITRVKVYSPSRENRELYAREMEQELQLEVIPVDSAREAVRGVDIVSSCTSSMVPTIEPEWLEPGMHVTNLGPFELSEELLLHADVVIRQGIAGGAPTAGEDPVRVRSGVGHSPVAYIAGTEEELRRLPEARPRNTLFRRDCPDFSDLVSGKSAGRQSPDDITLYINGGNQGLQFASVGGLVYEAARLKKLGRELPSEWFVQDIRD, encoded by the coding sequence ATGCTTTTTCTGAACAACGATGATATTCATGAATTGTTGAACATGAGGGATTGCATAAACATTCAGGAAGAGGCGTTCAAGGGTCTTGCAAAAGGTCACTCGATACATCGCCCCAGGATTGACATGTACGTGCCTTGTGAGCGAGACGACGGATACTGGCGCTGGGGCACGATGGAAGGCGCAACCCATGCCCCCGGACCCTATTTCGCGATTCGGATGAAGTCGGATGTCATCCAGTGGACCGAGGATAAGCGCAGTGGTCTGCCCCGCGAGGATAAATACTGCGTGGAACCCGGCACCTACTGCGGGCTCATTATGCTGTTCTCAACCCGGAATGGCGAACCTCTGGCCATGATGAATGACGGCCACCTGCAACATATGCGCGTGGGAGGCGGAGCCGGTATCGGAGTCAAGCACCTTTCCCGTGAAGACTCCACCACGGTTGGCATGCTGGGCTCCGGTGGTATGGCGCGCACCTACCTGCAGGCATTCTGCTCGGTACGCCCCATCACCAGGGTCAAGGTGTACAGCCCCAGCAGGGAGAATCGCGAACTCTACGCCAGAGAGATGGAGCAGGAACTGCAACTTGAAGTCATCCCCGTAGACAGTGCAAGGGAAGCGGTTCGGGGGGTAGATATTGTCTCGTCATGCACCAGCAGCATGGTACCGACCATCGAACCCGAGTGGCTGGAGCCGGGCATGCATGTTACCAACCTGGGGCCATTCGAGCTGTCTGAAGAGCTGCTTCTTCACGCAGACGTGGTTATTCGCCAGGGCATTGCCGGTGGCGCCCCCACTGCAGGCGAAGATCCGGTACGAGTACGATCGGGTGTTGGCCATAGCCCGGTTGCCTACATTGCCGGCACTGAAGAAGAACTTCGCCGGTTACCGGAAGCCCGTCCCCGGAATACCCTGTTCCGCCGGGATTGTCCCGACTTCTCTGATCTTGTTAGCGGTAAAAGCGCCGGGCGACAATCCCCTGACGATATTACTCTCTACATCAACGGAGGTAATCAGGGACTGCAGTTTGCCAGCGTTGGCGGCCTGGTCTACGAGGCCGCCAGGCTGAAGAAGCTGGGTCGCGAGTTACCCAGTGAATGGTTCGTGCAGGACATTCGCGACTGA